The proteins below are encoded in one region of Longimicrobium sp.:
- a CDS encoding GAF domain-containing protein, producing the protein MSIPTNEAPRAVHDPERVAALHRTGLLGSDAEEAFDRMTRLAVKLLRVPAAFISLVDYERDFYVSAHGFGEPLATSRELTGRTFCHYAIESDQPLVINDARADPVYSLVPTVESLGVAAYVGVPLPGPEGHILGSFCAIDHSPRAWTPDEVDILSELASSARREIELRHRARHAEEQTLRLRELASELTAQVAENRALADALREARAPV; encoded by the coding sequence TTGAGCATCCCGACGAACGAAGCCCCCCGCGCGGTGCACGATCCCGAGCGGGTCGCCGCGCTGCACCGCACCGGCCTCCTGGGCAGCGATGCCGAGGAGGCGTTCGACCGCATGACGCGCCTGGCGGTGAAGCTCCTGCGCGTCCCCGCCGCCTTCATCTCGCTGGTAGACTACGAGCGCGACTTCTACGTGAGCGCGCACGGCTTCGGCGAGCCGCTCGCCACCTCGCGCGAGCTGACCGGGCGCACCTTCTGCCACTACGCCATCGAATCCGACCAGCCGCTCGTCATCAACGACGCGCGCGCGGACCCGGTGTACAGCCTCGTCCCCACGGTGGAGTCGCTGGGCGTTGCGGCGTACGTGGGCGTCCCGCTGCCGGGCCCCGAGGGCCACATCCTGGGCTCCTTCTGCGCCATCGACCACTCGCCCCGGGCCTGGACCCCGGACGAGGTGGACATCCTGAGCGAGCTTGCGTCCTCCGCGCGCCGCGAGATCGAGCTGCGCCACCGCGCGCGCCACGCCGAGGAGCAGACCCTCCGCCTCCGCGAGCTCGCCTCCGAGCTGACTGCCCAGGTCGCCGAAAACCGCGCCCTCGCCGACGCCCTCCGCGAGGCCCGCGCGCCGGTGTAG
- a CDS encoding GAF domain-containing protein, which yields MEADGSGEGDEIGGVPVVAAVREALSGADTLVEGVRRVLAEIGESMGWLFGACWHVDGGVLCVRQTWCARAYRSTSFEADSRAHAFHPGEGLPGRVWATGRPVWVEDALVERNFPRHAAAAREGLRAAVAFPVHFDGKVYGVLEFYTDWLRTPTPALLPVFERLGEEIGRFMSGHGAAAGGE from the coding sequence ATGGAAGCGGACGGGAGCGGGGAGGGGGACGAGATCGGCGGCGTTCCCGTGGTGGCCGCGGTTCGGGAAGCGCTCTCCGGGGCGGACACCCTGGTGGAAGGCGTGCGCCGCGTGCTGGCCGAGATCGGGGAGTCGATGGGGTGGCTCTTCGGCGCGTGCTGGCACGTGGACGGAGGCGTGCTCTGCGTGCGGCAGACGTGGTGCGCGCGCGCGTACCGCAGCACCAGCTTCGAGGCGGACAGCCGCGCGCACGCCTTCCACCCCGGCGAGGGGCTCCCGGGGCGCGTGTGGGCCACGGGGCGGCCGGTGTGGGTGGAGGACGCGCTCGTAGAGAGAAACTTTCCCCGCCACGCCGCCGCCGCCCGCGAAGGACTGCGCGCGGCAGTCGCCTTCCCCGTGCACTTTGACGGCAAGGTGTACGGAGTGCTGGAGTTCTACACGGACTGGCTGCGCACGCCCACCCCGGCGCTCCTCCCCGTCTTCGAGCGGCTGGGCGAGGAGATCGGGCGGTTCATGAGCGGGCACGGTGCCGCCGCCGGCGGGGAATAG
- a CDS encoding nitroreductase family protein: MMNTSIDFLNVREAAEQRRSIRAYEPVPIPREDMEEILDVVRRAPSAFNVQPWRFVVVETPELKERLAAAAFNQRQVHSAPAVIVLYTDMKDSLDNLDAIVHPGMSPEQQEATQRTVRNMFAKQSEDERETWGQGQGYIALGYLLLAAEARGYQTSPMAGFDPAAVKALLNLPENARIPALIAIGRGAEEGFPQHRLPLERILRVA; the protein is encoded by the coding sequence ATGATGAACACCAGCATCGACTTCCTGAACGTCCGCGAGGCGGCGGAGCAGCGCCGCTCGATCCGTGCCTACGAGCCGGTCCCCATCCCGCGCGAAGACATGGAGGAGATCCTCGACGTGGTGCGGCGGGCGCCTTCCGCGTTCAACGTGCAGCCCTGGCGCTTCGTCGTCGTGGAGACGCCCGAGCTGAAGGAGCGGCTCGCGGCCGCCGCGTTCAACCAGCGCCAGGTACACTCGGCGCCCGCCGTCATCGTCCTCTACACGGACATGAAGGACTCGCTGGACAACCTCGACGCCATCGTGCACCCCGGGATGAGCCCCGAGCAGCAGGAGGCGACGCAGCGCACCGTCCGCAACATGTTCGCGAAGCAGAGCGAGGACGAGCGCGAGACGTGGGGGCAGGGCCAGGGCTACATCGCCCTCGGCTACCTCCTGCTGGCGGCCGAGGCGCGCGGCTACCAGACCTCGCCGATGGCAGGCTTTGACCCCGCTGCCGTCAAGGCGCTCCTGAACCTGCCGGAGAACGCCCGCATCCCGGCCCTGATCGCCATCGGACGCGGCGCTGAGGAAGGCTTCCCGCAGCACCGGCTGCCGCTGGAGAGGATTCTGCGGGTGGCGTAA
- a CDS encoding helix-turn-helix domain-containing protein, producing MSIVEAMNAHTPLCPLFHRAVELVGRRWTGAIIFVLLRGRTRFAGLRAAIPDITDRMLSERLRELEQEGVVERCVIPDTPVRVEYALTEKGRALATAVDALGAWAHEWLDHRIEQAS from the coding sequence TTGTCTATCGTAGAAGCCATGAATGCGCACACGCCGCTCTGCCCGCTATTCCATCGCGCCGTCGAGCTGGTCGGCCGGCGCTGGACGGGCGCCATCATCTTCGTCCTGCTTCGGGGGCGCACCCGCTTCGCCGGGCTGCGCGCCGCGATCCCGGACATCACGGACCGCATGCTCTCCGAGCGCCTGCGCGAGCTGGAGCAGGAGGGTGTGGTGGAGCGGTGCGTAATTCCAGACACGCCGGTGCGCGTGGAGTACGCGCTCACCGAAAAGGGCCGCGCGCTCGCCACCGCCGTGGATGCGCTGGGTGCGTGGGCGCACGAGTGGCTCGACCATCGAATCGAGCAGGCATCGTAA
- a CDS encoding heme NO-binding domain-containing protein, protein MHGIVMNQFRQYVTDRLGRDAWFPLAESAGVPPENHRLDGIYPDEQIVALVLAASRLTGRPLNELLEDFGVFIAPALLRVYAPLIDRDWRTLDVIEHTEETIHTVVRARMPGAAPPALLARRVSPTEVQIDYRSKRGLCSLAEGIARGMALHFAEAVDVDQPECVHRGGERCLISVRLVEGAREA, encoded by the coding sequence GTGCACGGAATCGTGATGAACCAGTTCCGCCAGTACGTCACCGACCGCCTGGGCCGCGACGCCTGGTTCCCGCTCGCCGAGTCGGCGGGCGTCCCCCCGGAGAACCACCGGCTGGACGGCATCTACCCCGACGAGCAGATCGTCGCGCTGGTGCTGGCCGCCAGCCGCCTGACGGGGCGCCCGCTGAACGAATTGCTGGAGGATTTCGGGGTCTTCATCGCCCCCGCCCTGCTTCGCGTCTACGCACCGCTGATCGACCGGGATTGGCGCACGCTGGACGTGATCGAGCACACGGAGGAGACCATCCACACGGTGGTGCGCGCGCGCATGCCCGGCGCCGCGCCCCCCGCGCTCCTGGCCCGCCGCGTCTCCCCCACCGAGGTGCAGATCGACTACCGTTCCAAACGCGGCCTCTGCTCGCTGGCGGAGGGGATCGCGCGCGGCATGGCGCTCCACTTTGCCGAGGCGGTGGACGTGGACCAGCCCGAGTGCGTGCACCGTGGCGGCGAGCGCTGCCTGATCTCCGTGCGCCTGGTGGAGGGCGCGCGGGAGGCCTGA
- a CDS encoding DsbA family oxidoreductase — protein sequence MKIEIYSDVACPWCYIGKRRFERALAAFPGAGEVEVVYRPYQLDPAAPATARPLLDALKEKFGPGAASMAGNVAEAARGEGITMDFERALAANTLAAHRLLRLAEHEFGPPVQHALAEQLFEAHFARGADIGDPAVLTGLAAAAGMDAERVRGYLASDEGLAEVKGEIGDARQLGITAVPTFVFEGRYGVQGAQPASAFLQAFETVARESAAAPQPGADGCDDGSCAV from the coding sequence ATGAAGATCGAGATCTATTCCGACGTCGCGTGCCCGTGGTGCTACATCGGGAAGCGGCGGTTCGAGAGGGCGCTGGCGGCGTTTCCCGGGGCGGGTGAGGTGGAGGTCGTGTATCGGCCGTACCAGCTCGATCCGGCGGCGCCCGCCACGGCGCGGCCGCTCCTGGATGCGCTGAAGGAGAAGTTCGGGCCGGGGGCGGCTTCGATGGCGGGCAACGTCGCCGAGGCGGCGCGCGGGGAGGGGATCACGATGGACTTCGAGCGGGCGCTGGCGGCCAACACGCTCGCCGCGCACCGCCTCCTGCGCCTGGCCGAGCACGAGTTTGGCCCGCCGGTGCAGCACGCGCTGGCGGAGCAGCTCTTCGAGGCCCACTTCGCCCGCGGCGCCGACATCGGCGACCCCGCGGTCCTCACCGGCCTCGCCGCCGCCGCGGGGATGGATGCCGAACGGGTGCGCGGGTACCTGGCGTCGGATGAGGGGCTGGCGGAGGTGAAGGGCGAGATCGGCGATGCGCGGCAGCTCGGCATCACCGCCGTTCCCACCTTTGTCTTCGAAGGACGGTATGGTGTGCAGGGCGCCCAGCCGGCCTCCGCGTTCCTCCAGGCCTTCGAGACCGTCGCCCGCGAATCCGCCGCCGCTCCGCAACCCGGCGCGGACGGATGCGACGACGGGTCGTGCGCGGTGTGA
- a CDS encoding DUF4186 domain-containing protein, which yields MRDLDRVFRGLAGSRFRSRFRLGAADRAYLEAKGLPTILVHAADFVARRLAPANPARDGKQTPFRGHPVFVAQHATATCCRGCLQKWHAIPAGRELTADEQAHVVLAIERWLSGE from the coding sequence ATGCGCGACCTGGACCGGGTGTTCCGCGGATTAGCGGGGTCCCGCTTCCGGAGCCGGTTCCGGCTGGGGGCGGCGGACCGCGCGTACCTGGAGGCGAAGGGGCTTCCCACGATCCTGGTGCACGCGGCGGACTTCGTGGCCCGGCGCCTGGCCCCCGCGAACCCCGCCAGGGACGGCAAGCAGACCCCCTTTCGCGGCCACCCGGTCTTCGTGGCGCAGCATGCCACAGCCACCTGCTGCCGCGGCTGCCTCCAGAAGTGGCACGCCATCCCCGCCGGCCGCGAGCTCACGGCGGATGAGCAGGCGCACGTGGTGTTGGCGATCGAGCGGTGGCTGTCGGGCGAGTGA
- a CDS encoding response regulator — translation MKPKRDEEDGSTPGQVAGRTLRILVVDDDGVDRMALRRALAQTGMAPEVGEADAVLAAIDLLTAEAFDCVFLDYNLPDGDGLTFLRGLRAAGIDIPVVMLTGQQDDRVAAQLGESGAADYIDKAELTPGRIVESLRRALPGR, via the coding sequence GTGAAGCCGAAGAGGGACGAAGAAGACGGGAGCACGCCCGGCCAGGTAGCCGGGCGCACTCTGCGCATCCTTGTGGTGGACGACGACGGAGTGGACCGCATGGCGCTGCGGCGCGCGCTGGCGCAGACCGGCATGGCTCCGGAGGTCGGTGAGGCGGACGCGGTGCTCGCCGCCATCGACCTGCTGACGGCCGAGGCGTTCGACTGCGTATTCCTGGACTACAACCTTCCCGACGGCGACGGGCTCACCTTTCTGCGCGGGCTGCGCGCGGCGGGAATCGACATCCCCGTGGTGATGCTCACCGGGCAGCAGGACGACCGCGTGGCCGCCCAGCTCGGCGAGAGCGGCGCGGCCGACTACATCGACAAGGCGGAGCTCACCCCGGGCCGCATCGTGGAGAGCCTGCGGCGCGCGCTCCCGGGCCGATGA